The Rhodococcus antarcticus DNA segment CAGCAGCCGCTGCCCGCGGAACGTCGTGCGGGCGAGCACGAGCGCCATGGGTACCCCCATGAGCACGCACAGCACCGTGGAGGTCGCCGAGGTGCGCAGGCTCAGCTCGAGCGCCGCGCGCGAGGACTCGGAGGTGACGAGGGAGAGGAAGCTGCCCCACTGGACCCGCCCGACCATCGCGGACAGCGGGAGGAGCACGAGCAGGGCCCCCGCCGCGGCCGGGACGAACAGCCACCGCGGCAGCGCCGAGTACGCAGCCGCTCGGCGGCGCGGGCGGGTGCGACGCAGGATCAGGGCGCTCCGAAGCCTGCGGCGGTCAGGACCTCCTGCCCCTCCGGGCCGGCGACGAAGGCCGCGAAGGCGGCCGCGGTCCCGGGCGACGCGGCGGACTTCAGCGCGACGATCGGGTAGGTGTTGACGGCGTTGGCGGACTCGGGGAACTCGACCCCGGTGACCTTGTCGCCCGCGGTGGTGACGTCGGTGACGTAGACCAGGCCCGCGTCGGCCTCGCCCGAGACGACCTTGCCGAGGACGTCGGTGACCGACTGCTCCTCGCTGACCGGGGTGATGGCGGTGCCGGTCGTGTCCTCGACCTTCTTCGCCGCGGCACCGCAGGGCACCTGGGGTGCGCACACGACGACCTGGACCCCGGGCTTCGCGAGGTCGGCGAAGGAGGTGATGCCGGCCGGGTTGCCCGGGGGGGTCGCGATCTCCAGGACGTTGGTCGCGAACCTGACCGGATCGCCCCGGTTGTCTCCCGCGGTGGTCACCTTGGTCATGTTGGTGGTGTCGGCGGCGGCGAAGACGTCGCCCGGCGCACCCTGCGCGATCTGGGTGACCAGGTCGGAGGACCCGGCGAAGCTGAACGTGACCTTCACCCCGGGGTTCGCGGACTCGAACCGGGCGCCGATCTCGGTGAAGGTGGACGTGAGCGAGGCGGCCGCGAGGACGGTGATGTCCCCGTCGAGGGCTGACGAGCCGGACGACGACGCTCCCGCGGTGGTCGCCGCCGCGGACGAGGAGTCGCCGCTGGAGCCGCAGCCGGCCAGCACGAGCGCGGCGGCGGCGGCCGCGGCGACGAGCGCCAGGGTCCGGGTCCGGGTCGGCGTCACGAGCTTCTTCCAGGGGTCTCGACGACCACGGTGGTCGCCTTGACCACGGCCACGGCGACGACGCCGGGCTCCAGCCCGAGCTCGCGGACGGCCTCGCTGCTCATGAGCGAGACCACCCGGTGCCCACCGCACTGCATCTCCACCTGCGCCATGACCTCGTCGGCGACGACCCGGGTGACGAGGCCGACGAAGCGGTTGCGGGCCGAGCGACCGATACCGGAGGGGTCCTGGGTGGCGGCCGCGTGGCTGCGGGCGAACTCCGCCAGCGACGCACCGTCGACCACCTTGCGCCCGGCGTCGTCGAGCGAGGACGCGATTCCGCCTGCATCGACCCACCGGCGGACCGTGTCGTCGCTGACGCCGAGAAGGTCGGCGGCCTCGCGTATCCGGAATGTCGGCACCTGCGGGACTCTAGGTCCGCAGCTGCCCCGACAACAACCCACTCTTTTCGCACCTGCGGAACTCCCGGTCGTTCTGCCGTTGGCCGGAACCGCACCCAGGTGGTGTGGATCACGGCTCACCTGGCAAGGTCGGAGCATGGACTTCGCCCCCTCGACCCGCGCCGCCGAGCTCACCGCGACGATGCGCACGTTCCTCGACGAGCACGTGCTGCCCGCCGAGGACGAGTACGAGCGCTTCCGGGCCGAGCGGCGGGGCACCGCCGCGGAGCACGACCTGCCGCCCGTGGTGCACCGGCTGAAGGACACCGCCCGCGGCCTCGGCTTGTGGAACCTGTTCCTCCCGTCGGTCTCGGGCCTGACCAACGTCGACTACGCCCAGGTCGCGGAGATCACCGGCTGGTCGCCGAACATGGCCCCCGAGGCGCTGAACTGCGGGGCACCGGACACCGGGAACATGGAGACGCTGCACCTGTTCGGGACCGAGGCCCAGAAGGAGCAGTGGCTCACCCCCCTGCTGGAGGGCGAGATCCGGTCCGCGTTCGCCATGACCGAGCCGCAGGTCGCCTCCTCCGACGCCACGAACATCGAGACGTCGATCGTCCGTGACGGCGACGACTACGTCATCAACGGCCGCAAGTGGTGGATCTCCGGCACGGCGGACCCGCGCTGCGCGATCTTCATCGTGATGGGCAAGACCGACCCGGACGGGCCGCGGCACAC contains these protein-coding regions:
- the modA gene encoding molybdate ABC transporter substrate-binding protein, which translates into the protein MTPTRTRTLALVAAAAAAALVLAGCGSSGDSSSAAATTAGASSSGSSALDGDITVLAAASLTSTFTEIGARFESANPGVKVTFSFAGSSDLVTQIAQGAPGDVFAAADTTNMTKVTTAGDNRGDPVRFATNVLEIATPPGNPAGITSFADLAKPGVQVVVCAPQVPCGAAAKKVEDTTGTAITPVSEEQSVTDVLGKVVSGEADAGLVYVTDVTTAGDKVTGVEFPESANAVNTYPIVALKSAASPGTAAAFAAFVAGPEGQEVLTAAGFGAP
- a CDS encoding TOBE domain-containing protein, producing the protein MPTFRIREAADLLGVSDDTVRRWVDAGGIASSLDDAGRKVVDGASLAEFARSHAAATQDPSGIGRSARNRFVGLVTRVVADEVMAQVEMQCGGHRVVSLMSSEAVRELGLEPGVVAVAVVKATTVVVETPGRSS